Below is a genomic region from Drosophila albomicans strain 15112-1751.03 chromosome 2R, ASM965048v2, whole genome shotgun sequence.
CTGAGGCTTAAGAGTAAATTCCTCCCTCGAAGTATAGCCGCCAAACCAAAAGCCAGAGTCGTTAACACGCCTGTCTAACTAATCGTGACTTTACGCTTCGTTTGACTTTGCAAATATCGCAGAATGCAAAGACTCGCCTCCTTTCCCTCGCCCAGTTTTGTAACCAAAAATGAAGGTATCAAGTCATCGATAGAGGTTACATAAAAAGCTGCCAGTGCAGCAGAGATTGCGATTTGCAGAGcgttttttggtatttggcCAAGAGTTGCAATGCCATTAAATGATCTGCAAATGTGGCTCATTAGTTTTGGCTCATTTTGGGTTTTTAGCGCTTGACACATTTCGTGGGggccaaaaatcaaaaatgtaatatgaTAACGTTTTTGGATAGCAGCGCTCACAACTCGTTGGGCGTTGGGCAAATAAATCTTGTTTTTCAACaacttaattcaaatttttgccactttcggctgtttgttgttgctgctgctgctgcttctgttgttgttactgttgctgttgcccctTGGCAACCGACGACGATTGCGGGCGAGCGTAAATCCCCAAACCCCAGGAGCAACCCCAGCGCTTTGGCACCCACCTCACACAGCGCCATTGGCATAAAAGTTTTGCTGACTAGCTAAAATTCATTACAACAaacagaggcagcagcaggagcatgTGCCAGCTGGATGTAGTAGTTGAGGCATGGGACATGGGAGGATGAAGTGGCCCTGGCAGCCTCAACTAATTAATCTGCGTGGTACAGCGtagttgttgccgctgctgctactgttggaTAGCTTTCCCTTCTCCCATTCCTCTTTCCTGAAACCCAAACACGCCGCGCAATTTGGCTTGCTTAACTTTTTGCACAGTTTGTtactttgatttgtttttgttttgctgcttttgctgctgctgttagcCGCATGAAAGTCAGAGTCGAGTCTTTAGACTGTGGCTTTGCCAACATTGCGCCAAAGTGCTCTAATGCCAACGCCTTAGCATAGCAATCTGTAAATCCGACCACATTcacaaatacaataacaaataagcCAAGAATGCAGGCAACTTTATCACAGCTTTAAAATGCGAAATTAAAATGGGCAACCTTACCTGTCAGATCTATGCGAAACACTGGCACATCCACATAAGTGCTGCTCATATTTAGACGAAGCTTTTTCGTCTTTGAATCGTAGGCTTCGAGGAagaactgctgctgcagaccGCCATCATAGCCGGGCATGCATTCGAGCTCCATGGTCGAGTATATTATGTTGTCGTAGTTGTCAAAATTGATGGTGCCACCGGTGCCGGAGTTGCCATCGTAGCCATTGGCACCGCCACCGATGAGACTTTGGGTGACCACGCCATTGCTGAAGCTGTACTCCATGCGTGAGTAATCGAAATGAGGTTGCTGCCACTCAGCTGAGAGGGCCGCGGGCTCTGAATGTGTTTGTGATTGCGATTGTccctgtgactgcgactgcgaatgcGACTGGGACTGGGACAGCGATAGCGACTGTGgctgtgttgttgtctctGCTGTGGACAGTGCAACGCTAGCCACAAAATCATCATCGCTAACATTGTAAATATCATCATCGACATCGGCATCTGGTtcggcatcgccatcgccatcaacatcagcatcagcctCATCATCCTCTAATGATTCGAGGTCCAACTGATGCTCCAGGGATGAAATATCAACATGATTTtgccgatgttgctgctgctgttgctgctgtggctctTGCTCCTCGGCTGTGTCATAGTCGGCCAAGTCGGTGGGCTCATCTGCCATGTACTCATCGTCTGTCTGCAGTTCGGCAACATCTTCGTTAGCAACGTCATCGTCGTCACCGTCGCCATTGGCATCATCGTCGTCCTCAGCATCTTCGTCTTCATCGCCATCTCCATCATTGTCCTCATCATTGTCTTCGATGATGTTTAACTTAAATTTCGTGTTGTCCGTTTGCTGTTCAACTGTTGTTGCACTGCCTGCTGTGTCAATGTTTGTCTTGACATCGTCAGCGGCAGCTGCGACTGCATCTGTTGCAACTACTACGACTGGCTTATTGTTGGCACtaattgctgctgccatttgttgcgctgctgccgctggtTTGTTGCTAATTTGTGGCGCATTTGGTGGCAATGCTAGTCtactattgctgttgctactgccactgctactgctgctgctgctgctgacttgCTCATTGCCAATCGCACGCAATGTGCCCAGTATTGTGTCAATGTCGCCGCCACTATtactgccactgctgctggcatccgtctcagcatcagcatcagcatcgccAACAACATCGGCTTCAACGTCAGCATCAATGTCAGCATCGGCATCAGCATTTATTTTCTCAGTTGCCGCAGATGatttggttgttgctgttgcccccattgttgctgtcgctgctgcgtCTGCTTCtattgccgttgctgctgctgttgctgatgccgatgctgctgctccttgtgatgctgttgctgatgctgctgctgcttgtgatGCTGTGATGTCGTTTGCTGCTTGCCGCTTTCTTCGCCTTGATGTTGCAAAATGATGGATTATGTTGTGCTCGTTTACTGCGCTACGCTTTTGTTGTTCCCTCAGCTTgagcttttgctttggctgtagctgcttctgcttctggttttgcttttgcttctgtttctgtttgtgcATGTTTTTCTGTCgcttattaaaatactttgctGGCagtttgccgttgttgtttttgacaTTCGAGCCGGCAACAACTCCCGACGTTTCTATATGTGACAAtgataaatttgattttgttgcacgttgcagCTTTTTGCTTGTTATTGATGTCTCAGGCAACTTGCGTTCTGCAATCGTGCCttgacttggacttggacttgctCTTGGATTCGCTGCTCGTCGCACACGCGACTTCAACTGCTTTGTCTGCTGCTTGGCCAGTGATCCATCAGTTTTGTTATTGATGTAGGCCAATGTTGGTGTaggcgctgttgctgctgatgctgctgctgctgctcctgctttGTTATgcgattgttgtttttgttgctgctgctgctgctgatgctgttgtttgctttgtcGCTGTCTTTCAATGGCTGCCAATGTCTGTGATGGTGTAAATGATGTGCGCTTTTTTAGAcgttgcatttgctgttgaTTCAGGCGATATCTttgctctggctgctgctgatgttgctgttgctgctgttgcttattATTAGATTTAAGAGGAGCCGCAttgattttggttttgctcttcatatttttattgttggccATTTTATTGGCAGCTGCTGATGCAGCCGCATTGTTCCggctattattattgttattattgttgttaccaTGTCGCTCACGTACGTATTCCATGTGCGGATAATTCGCATCGTGTCTGCCGTATTGTGTTTGCAACATTTGATTGCCATGCATTGTCGTTTGATTCGATGAATTCAGCGACGCTGAGGTCACCACATACGGTCGCAGCGTACAATTTCGCAATGCTCCGGGCTTGGCTACGAAATTGGCAAAAAATGAGAACGAGAGCAAAAACGTAATCGCATATGtcaaagaaaatttaatttaaatttacaataatgAATTTGGtgaaacacacaaaagctCTCATTGGCTCACATGCTTACCTGCTGGCACAACCTGAAATAAACATGGCTCCGACTGTTTGCCAATTGCATTTCGCCCCCAGCAAGCCAGCGTGCCATAGTCGCGTTCTCCTTTCGGTGTATAGATCAGTTCGCTAACCGTTTCAACTgcacagaaaaataaaagaagaagaaaaagattCAACAACATATAATTGGAATTGAAGTTTAAATCGACTGGCAAGGAGCAGATGTTCTATGTGTATCAAATCACATTGTATTTGCATTAGGCTTAggtaaagttaaatttaaataaattctgcTCGCTCGAGCAGACTGGTTAAGCCAACTGGGACGCACAGATAACTCAATTTATGTGCATAATATTGAtaaaagaacacaaaaataaaaatgaatacacTCCAAAATGAGACCGAAAGTCAGCCAGTTAAACTGACCTACCTTAGCAGttcatttatgaaatttgcCAGCTCAACCGCAAACGCATTCAAATTGTCTGAGCATCCCAACGGATAATGCAAACTCGatgcaataaaatacattGATACTGTGaggcaacaaaaattattacaaaacttACCATAACTCTCAAAGTGCGTATCATTCGACTCGACAATGGTGCGCCTCACATCACTGCTGGTGGTCATTGTGGGATCCTGTATGGTCGCATAATGTCCGGATGGCACTTCAAAGTGTTCGCCGCTGCTCGAGAATGTCCATTCAAAGTCGATTTCGGGTGGATCCGAGTTGACACGGCATGGTATGGGCACTGCTTCCTCCAGGGATGCGCCAATTACACCgactgtgctgctgctgcaaactGGCGCATCTGTCCAAGGTAGAAATAGATaaagacagagagtgagagagagagcgtaaGATTGAGATGGAGTTCGagtaaagtgcaaaataatgAGCAGCTGCAATTCTCTGACAGCTTACGAAtgtctataaaatatatatgtatatagtatattgtatttatattgcaaGCATTGAGCTGACAGCTGAGAGTGGACGGCGGCGGCAAGGAAAATTGACAgctttgattttcaatttaaatgaagcaGCTGGTGTGAAAGTGAAAAAGGACAGCTCAGAACACAGCAGCAGAGCCGAGAATAGCACAGGTGTGAGCACTGGACAGCTCCATCGAGAAAGGtttccattaaatttaaattcaactttatGGCTGTTTAAGTAAAATGCCATGCTCATCGTCCTCTCAGCTGTTTCGcttcttttctcttctcttctccgCTCCTCCACTTTCCTCTCCAGCCATTATTTTATGTCTCATCAGCACAAAGTTGTTCGCATTTATTTTGACTTTAGCACTTGGCTTATGATTTATTCAAAGTATTGTCATTGTATTGTTCCCTTCCGCATCCACATCTGCTCTCACCTTTCACacacccccacacacacacacgcacacatgcaaaAAAGTTTGCCGACAAACTTGAGAACTGTTCTCGCCTTCGCAGACGTTACCCACAACGAACAATGTCATAAACAAGACCAAGCTACCAGCTACAGCTTCACAACCCCACAGCCAGCCTAAGCTTTAATCCTACCAACATAAGTACGTTTTGTGgttgaaattctttttaaaaaaattattcgAAAACTTTGAgccaaatatgaaatatatttatttatatgttttcgTGTTTGCGTGTTAAAAGCATTTTCCATGTCGCATCTTAAATGCAATATACGTCATCCGATtcaaactataaaaatacaaataaaaatattaaattaaataaaatttagtataaatttgttcatcttttgcttttaactAATAGCTTTAGCTGACGCATCACAGCTGCAGAGCACACTACAAAAGATCAAACCAACTGCAACTTGACCAAGTTTACGACCAATCTACAGTTTGTCTGTGTATTTTTGTCGGGCTgatgccataaaaatactcataaatttatatggtTGCGTCAATTTCACAATCGTAGAATGTcacttttaacattttctgATTAATTTCTGCCAAGATACGAGCGCCAACTGTCATAAATCCATTTATCTCAATCATAGTCATGGCACACAATATCATTCCCTTGCCCTTTGTACCCCTTCCCCTACGCTCCCCGCTatctgtctatctctctcgtTTTCGCTTCCATGCCTTGCTCATTCCACATATTTGGTCGTTGGTATGCAAATGTaaacgtggcgtatacgttATACGCTTGTGCTCGTAGCTCGTGCAAACAGAGATTGTCTGGACTGGGACTCTACAGTTCGTGGATTGGTTGGCGTATCCTTTAcattgtatttgcttttaattatcgCAATTATCGAAAAGGGTAACGCAATGCAAACTGGGACCAATCATTTGCTGATGTCTTcgattttattcatttcactttTGCAACAAGCTGATGCagcactttttgtttttgttattgttgggttcggctcactcactctctcagtctctctgtctgttttaTTTGCCTTTAGCTGCTAATTTGCGTTAATAGCGTTTGGATTGTTGTTTGGCTTCGGCTCTGTTTACGTGGGCTTTGGGTTTTGGGTTATGGTTTATGGGTTGTGCATACGGTTTTTTTGCggttcaattgaatttaattcaattcaatttcatttgaatcaGTCAACCGCATAAAATCAggcataattaaatttttagttaaactaaacaaaatgcaataaatgccATCTAAATGTGTCCGTTTTCCCACTACCaagtgcaattaattaaataactaGCCTTTACTTGGCTATTAGCAGCGACGGGAAGGAAAacttatttgcatataaaatgcCTTTTTTGCGACTACATTAAATAtgcacaataaaaattgaattttccacaacaacaagcttGTGCTTGTGTGGCAATTTCATTCGTCGAACAAACTGTATGCAATaagtactatataatatatatactatatgtatgttctATGTTGGTATCAATAGACTGAACTGACCTATTATTGCGCTGTTCGTCTGCTATGTCCATAATTATAAATGGTTTTACAATGACTATGtgtttcaataataaaagcatatcattcatttttattatccaACACGCCCCCAGCGCACCATCTCCTCACTCAGAGGGCAGCTCTGTCCAGCTGACACATTAAGTTGTGCGTCTGTCGAAGTTCGTTTTGTCGATTCCACATACGAGGATATGAATATGCATGCTTATTTATGcttacacacaaacacacacttacatactCAGAGGAATATTAGTTTGTGTGTTCGACGGAGGTCGAACGGTCTAcacattcattttgtatttaagcatcattaattatttagaaaaaCAGTCGGAAGTAAATGCTCTATAACGGTAATTGAGACATTTTCAATATGTGTGTACACAAAAGCCTGAAATCATTTTATGCGCCCATTGTCAGACtacaaaattatattgctTTTTGTAATATGTTTAAACGACTGTCGTggatgtttgtgtgtgtgtgttgtactTGTGAATAATTACATAATATACGAGAACATTGTATGGGCATTTGTTTAAGAGTGTgaacagcaaattgaaaacagtTAATTATGATATGCCTTTGTGGCCAATGAGATAGCAGTCGTTAGCTGTTTGATGTATAGCTATCTAAATATTGTACACAAATTAAGCAAGTTAACAAATAGacaaaacttttatttccATTAAGA
It encodes:
- the LOC117576600 gene encoding uncharacterized protein LOC117576600 isoform X1; its protein translation is MLNTMDLLKLKAAPVGDATRTERSSRTSDIARTSTSTMHVTTSYRYSYGAETTSFAWQRYLALFTLLLLAAHINITSGQIDWDDDDDPVSTVAVEAVLGRTASLPCDIEPEAKDDRVYMVLWFRESAGKPLYSFDVRGRPFEKALYWSDTKSFGPRAYFVTGQQPAKLSVENIQLDDEGVYRCRVDFQNSPTRNHRINLTVIVPPHQILVYDASGRDVAGAVGPLLEGDNIVLTCEVRGGRPEPTVTWLNGSRTLEAGSGVSMGRHVTVNRLEVPQITRAALNNTYRCQASNTKLVAPVERSIRIEMLLKPTSVNLTNKLKVFSSSTQYNLTCIVAGSVPDTEIRWTQNNRPFKRGMLSTIQGNGRVISTLSFHPQPEDDGTMLKCEGSNPRLQNSAIEDSLMLNVMYPPQVTLSLGSTLRPDDIKEGDDVYFECHIKANPKEHRITWSHDGLPVTQNVSWGIIISTRSLVLQRVGRVHSGYYACSAANDRGETQSALVNLRIRYAPVCSSSTVGVIGASLEEAVPIPCRVNSDPPEIDFEWTFSSSGEHFEVPSGHYATIQDPTMTTSSDVRRTIVESNDTHFESYVETVSELIYTPKGERDYGTLACWGRNAIGKQSEPCLFQVVPAAKPGALRNCTLRPYVVTSASLNSSNQTTMHGNQMLQTQYGRHDANYPHMEYVRERHGNNNNNNNNSRNNAAASAAANKMANNKNMKSKTKINAAPLKSNNKQQQQQQHQQQPEQRYRLNQQQMQRLKKRTSFTPSQTLAAIERQRQSKQQHQQQQQQQKQQSHNKAGAAAAASAATAPTPTLAYINNKTDGSLAKQQTKQLKSRVRRAANPRASPSPSQGTIAERKLPETSITSKKLQRATKSNLSLSHIETSGVVAGSNVKNNNGKLPAKYFNKRQKNMHKQKQKQKQNQKQKQLQPKQKLKLREQQKRSAVNEHNIIHHFATSRRRKRQAANDITASQAAAASATASQGAAASASATAAATAIEADAAATATMGATATTKSSAATEKINADADADIDADVEADVVGDADADAETDASSSGSNSGGDIDTILGTLRAIGNEQVSSSSSSSSGSSNSNSRLALPPNAPQISNKPAAAAQQMAAAISANNKPVVVVATDAVAAAADDVKTNIDTAGSATTVEQQTDNTKFKLNIIEDNDEDNDGDGDEDEDAEDDDDANGDGDDDDVANEDVAELQTDDEYMADEPTDLADYDTAEEQEPQQQQQQQHRQNHVDISSLEHQLDLESLEDDEADADVDGDGDAEPDADVDDDIYNVSDDDFVASVALSTAETTTQPQSLSLSQSQSHSQSQSQGQSQSQTHSEPAALSAEWQQPHFDYSRMEYSFSNGVVTQSLIGGGANGYDGNSGTGGTINFDNYDNIIYSTMELECMPGYDGGLQQQFFLEAYDSKTKKLRLNMSSTYVDVPVFRIDLTDLTPMDYYPDAHPALHLVVYSVNQKGRSEPIVLENVPINEADKRSDGRMGLSILPIAALLTGTLFTVGIAVLFVVVIAVRRRRCQGARNLCDDKDKHLGMDVTVTAPLETGAGHQRLVVAYTLKQGIEKQPDILSAQKSATGSDTSSPLGNRQSGLFMGSNSAAAPSSVANHKTVDYDVNAPHLNSPPSQSSTLKLESDTAAAAKCYQAPSAAPTLLYDAMPTLSRYEPLGLNMGSYAAGGGGGGGGGGGAGGGSNSTLSSAGSVANSTSNAHSVGSSSHYVQHLHHTLPHGISQPSGSLPRGRDPLTLADYLTTSSLIDYNLSKAAAATAAPLPTHMMTLPKGMGHTGHAVLPNSSSSLSPSPSQLTTITQKSNAGRNHIITDTLPGPESCV
- the LOC117576600 gene encoding uncharacterized protein LOC117576600 isoform X2, producing the protein MLNTMDLLKLKAAPVGDATRTERSSRTSDIARTSTSTMHVTTSYRYSYGAETTSFAWQRYLALFTLLLLAAHINITSGQIDWDDDDDPVSTVAVEAVLGRTASLPCDIEPEAKDDRVYMVLWFRESAGKPLYSFDVRGRPFEKALYWSDTKSFGPRAYFVTGQQPAKLSVENIQLDDEGVYRCRVDFQNSPTRNHRINLTVIVPPHQILVYDASGRDVAGAVGPLLEGDNIVLTCEVRGGRPEPTVTWLNGSRTLEAGSGVSMGRHVTVNRLEVPQITRAALNNTYRCQASNTKLVAPVERSIRIEMLLKPTSVNLTNKLKVFSSSTQYNLTCIVAGSVPDTEIRWTQNNRPFKRGMLSTIQGNGRVISTLSFHPQPEDDGTMLKCEGSNPRLQNSAIEDSLMLNVMYPPQVTLSLGSTLRPDDIKEGDDVYFECHIKANPKEHRITWSHDGLPVTQNVSWGIIISTRSLVLQRVGRVHSGYYACSAANDRGETQSALVNLRIRYAPVCSSSTVGVIGASLEEAVPIPCRVNSDPPEIDFEWTFSSSGEHFEVPSGHYATIQDPTMTTSSDVRRTIVESNDTHFESYVETVSELIYTPKGERDYGTLACWGRNAIGKQSEPCLFQVVPAAKPGALRNCTLRPYVVTSASLNSSNQTTMHGNQMLQTQYGRHDANYPHMEYVRERHGNNNNNNNNSRNNAAASAAANKMANNKNMKSKTKINAAPLKSNNKQQQQQQHQQQPEQRYRLNQQQMQRLKKRTSFTPSQTLAAIERQRQSKQQHQQQQQQQKQQSHNKAGAAAAASAATAPTPTLAYINNKTDGSLAKQQTKQLKSRVRRAANPRASPSPSQGTIAERKLPETSITSKKLQRATKSNLSLSHIETSGVVAGSNVKNNNGKLPAKYFNKRQKNMHKQKQKQKQNQKQKQLQPKQKLKLREQQKRSAVNEHNIIHHFATSRRRKRQAANDITASQAAAASATASQGAAASASATAAATAIEADAAATATMGATATTKSSAATEKINADADADIDADVEADVVGDADADAETDASSSGSNSGGDIDTILGTLRAIGNEQVSSSSSSSSGSSNSNSRLALPPNAPQISNKPAAAAQQMAAAISANNKPVVVVATDAVAAAADDVKTNIDTAGSATTVEQQTDNTKFKLNIIEDNDEDNDGDGDEDEDAEDDDDANGDGDDDDVANEDVAELQTDDEYMADEPTDLADYDTAEEQEPQQQQQQQHRQNHVDISSLEHQLDLESLEDDEADADVDGDGDAEPDADVDDDIYNVSDDDFVASVALSTAETTTQPQSLSLSQSQSHSQSQSQGQSQSQTHSEPAALSAEWQQPHFDYSRMEYSFSNGVVTQSLIGGGANGYDGNSGTGGTINFDNYDNIIYSTMELECMPGYDGGLQQQFFLEAYDSKTKKLRLNMSSTYVDVPVFRIDLTDLTPMDYYPDAHPALHLVVYSVNQKGRSEPIVLENVPINEADKRSVT